The Syngnathus scovelli strain Florida chromosome 18, RoL_Ssco_1.2, whole genome shotgun sequence genomic interval GCAATGTTATCTATGCAAGATTACGTGGGAGAGCCTGTGAAAGTCAAGTGGCCCCAGGCAGGAAGCGGTTCTTACTCAGATGTGTCATCAAAATCACTAATTGCCTTTTGGGAAGGTGAGCGGCGACAGGCGGCAAACGCAAAGTTCACCTTACGCTAACGACACCATCACCGTCACGCTCCTTTCAAATTAGAATGGCAAATAACAACTGAGGCTAAAGTGATTTGTACATTTCAATTAGACTAGATAGCGCTTGGATGTTTCTGGAAACTTTTTAAGAGGGTGGACAAGCTAAAGGAGATTAGCATAAGGATTAGCATAAAGCTTCTAACAGCTGCTACTGTCAAACACACAGAGCAGAGAATTGAACATTGTATATTTAAAGAGACAAAACTTCAAGCAACCATATTATATGTTTGCTAGCCTGATgctaacataccgtattttccggactataaggcgcacctaaaaacctaacattttctcaaaagccgacagtgcgccttatagtccggtgcgccttatatatggaccaaattcctaaatttaaactggcccgaagcattgtgtcatgaaatcaatcataagtggcccgctgaagactatgaatcatgaatcaaaaagactatggatcattattttgtgactataaagtcatttgttgcgtctgaagttgaaataaaaaagataaaatgaaaaatgatttaatttgaattaaaaatctgacatgatgcattaatggtgcgccttatagtccggtgcgccttatataaggacaaagttttaaaatgggccattcattgaaggtgcgccttatagtccagtgcgccttatagtccggaaaatacggtacgtaTCATGTGAAACAATTTTGGGCATGCCTATTCTACTATCCCTTTACTGACTTTTCCTTCGGAGAACACATGGCCCGAGATCTCCCGTAAACTTGTTCCGTATTCATATTCATGTCCCTAATCATTCGCTCCATCATCATTGCGCAATAAACGTCTCGGGAGAAAGGTCGTCAAAGCTTAATCGCATTGCGTGACAATTACAGCTGGGAATTAATCTGCAGCGTCAACGCGGGATTGTTGCAGCAATATAAAATGACCTTTGTAATGACATTGTAAACTTTCCACTCACATCGGTTGGCTTTTCTTCACCCGTTCTCTCTGAACGCCATTCATAAGGAGTAACTCCGAAAGGTCCTCAGGAAAAGGTTGCGGCCGTCCATCAAAAGCCAGCGATCGCCGGATGCTGAAAAAGCACTTGAGTTAGAAGTGCAGAtactcatgtaaaaaaaaaaaaaaaaaaaagagctcctGTGTAAAACTACCAGTCCAAGTAGTCCAGGTAGAAAAGTAAGTTTTGGCAGCGTCTCTGTTGGCAAATTCATAGTGCGAGCAAAGCCCGAGGTTAACATGCCCTGCGGATGGAGGTCAGCTCAATGGACAAAGGTCGCGCCCAGGTCAACTGCGCGCCGCTGGGCTGGAATTAATCAACTTTGCCTCAAAGCGAGTGTTCGCCGCTTGAATTGTTGTCAAAGCCTGGAGAGCAATGCGCCGGGTCAAACTGTTTTCTCCGTACAAGCATGCGGCGGCTTTTTGTCAAATGTTCTTGTGTGCACCCTTTTAGCAGACAAACGACTGTCCAGGCCACCCCGCCGCAGCCTGCAGCCCAAGATCCTCAACACTCCCGAGGACTCCACCTACTACACCTTGATCCATGTGAGTGGCGTGCGAGATGGCGGCTCCACTTTATCACACGTTTTGAGGCTAAAGCTAGCAGCATGTTCCTTTCATAATGAGCACGGCTGCATTTCCTGCACGGCTTTACTGTGCGTAGAGAAAAAAGGTTGACAGGGaattaactaccgtattttccagactataaggtgcaacttaaaacctaaaattttctcaaaagccgacagtgcgccttatagtccggtgcgccttatatatggaccaaattcctaaatttaaactggcccgaagcattgtgtcatgaaatcaatcataagtggcccgctgaagactatgaatcatgaatcaaaaagaatatggatcattattttctgattacaaagtaatttgttgcgtctgaagttgaaataaaaagataaaatggagaatgatttgatttggattaaaaatctgacatgatgcattaatggtgcgccttatagtccggtgcgccttatagtccggaaaatacggtaagtatgCATAGAGCGAATGTTGACACTGCAGATGGTGACGGCTGACGTGTTCACGCTTGTCCTCAGCGCTCCGTCCGGGATGACAAGCGCAAGCCCAGGAAAGAAGCGTAAGTGCATTTCACATCTTCTTAAGCAAGTATTAGCCTACATTTCCATTTACTCTCACTCATCAGTCCAGGTAAACTAGTGGATGTGGACCAGCACTACTACCAGACTTTGCCCACCAGCAAGTCCACGCCCACCCTTGCCTCCGAGGAAACATCGTCCAATAGTGGCATCCGGCGCAGATTTTCTGAGGACCGGATCCACTCCGTGAGGACAGAGCCCGAACCTGCCGAGACCAGACGGCCAGAAGAATCCAAGCCGCGGTCCGAACCTGCCAAAAACACAAGGTACCCTTCCCCCCTTCACTTTCTTTGTAAAGTTTGGTTTTCGCTGAAATCGAGCTTTCAGTTCAGTGACACGAgcaaaaacaaacgttgcatcaCTTTGAGCTTGTGCTTATAAACACCTTTCGTCATATAAAAATAGCCTGATCATCCAGGGAATctccgtaaaaaaaaaacgacatccCCGAGGCCGCCTCTCAACTGAGCAAGCAGATGGCGCATCGCGCGGCGTGGTAGCAATTTCAAACCAAGCTAATTACGGAACAGTCGTCGTAGCATCGCGGGGACGCCCGAGGCTGGCACGCGTCCATGAAGTCTTTTCCAACGTCTCATTTCCAACCCGGCAACGGGTTTCATCTGTGTTTTTGTGGTGCTCCGTTGCTAGAACGCCGTCTGCCGGCGCCGACGACAACCCGCACGACTTCAGGCACCTGCTGAGGAAGACCTCGCAAAGACGAAGGCTCATCCGACAGTACCGAGCAAAGGACTGAACTTTTCcatggttttgtttttaatcatccGACAATTAAGTCAAGTCACTCAAAGATAAGCTGACCAACGAGAACTTTTTAGGTGGGAATAATAATTGATAGCAAACAGCCCTACCTGATTGCAAATTGTTTGGTGTCACATTGGCTGTTAAACGGCGCCCACTCAGCATCACTTGCAGCCTGCCCATCTGGGCTCTCTTTTCAAGTGGtctcatttttttctgtttttttggtGGCGGGGTCCCTGATCTGGGGTGTCAAGATTTGTGTgatcatgtgaagccctttagaGACTTTTCTGTGGGGAAGGGCGAAAGACTTGACCTGAATCCTTGGAAATAAAAGCCTTGCAATTTAGTCTCTATTTAGTTTATATTGTTCATATTTTTACCCGTGTTTGTGTGTATCATATATGAATTAAGAACTTTATTTTGCCCCAAAATGAAAAAGATTTCGCAGCACATCTCATTGTGTCATTCTTTCAATATGGAGTCGCTTGTCTTAAGTACAAGTATTCGAGTAACGAGTCTGAAATACTTTTGGAGTAATAGCTGTGACGCTGCAGCGAGAGAAAAAGCCTCCTCTCCTCTCTCTGGCGTTGGGGGGCAGGGTCCGCTCCCCGGCGCCCTATGGGCTGCCACCCCCCCCCAGGCAGACGTCTCGGTTGGCATTCGGTGCGCGTTTGGAGGGCAAAGTGGAGCAGCCGTGTGCGAGTCACGACGCCTCGCAGCTCGGCATGACCTGCTCGTGaatgcggtttttttttttctttcctcgggTGGCGAGAGAATGGATGTCATTCCTGCACCTCCACGCGCATGCTGGTTTTGTAATCTTTTTTTAAGGATGtaacgattttttttcttcctggacAACCCATTTCCCAAGgaatgtgtatgtgtgagatCATTTAAATTGTTTAGGGAAGAAGCGTCGtgatagcccccccccccccctttcttttttGATTCTCCTCGCGTGTGCGTGGATGTGCGCGCGTCCGCCGACGTCGCGCACCACCAGCACGCCACACTCGGCGTGCTCCTGAGCCATGGCGTCCCCGGGCTTTTGGTCCCTCGGTGCGGGGGACAATTCGGGCAGCCAGAGTCCCAACACTCGTGAGTGCATCGCGCATTCATTCACGCAGGCCTCGCATCGCCTTTTTAATTAGGAATGTTATTCTCATCGTCGCCTTACGTCACATTCAGTCGGGTGACATTTTTGTGCCTTTTTTCAAGTTGCGCGTCCTCTTATCTTTTGTAGCCCGGGCTTGGTGCCAGGCGGCGGCCCAGAAGATCTCCGGAGGGCTCGGATCCAAATTATGTGGTATGTCCAGCTCAATGGTTATTTTTctgcacgatttttttttttgtcttgagtcGAATTGTGCCGATTGTGTGCATGCGTTGAAGCGCTCCTGAACGTGAACGAGGGGGACAAAGGTGCAGCCGAGCCCCCCGCCGCCAAGCAGCCGCCTCTCGCGGCGGAGGGCAGCTGCGGATGCAACAAAAGCTGCGACTGCGCCAAAGCCGCCGTGCAAGGCTTCGCCGACCTCTACTCAACAGGTGCGCCGCACGTGAACGCACCTCCtaaaccaacaaaaatctgcatTCTCAGTCATTAACGAGGAGCCCGAAGATTTGAAACAGAAGCACGATTAATTTTCTTAGGCCTCTTCTGGCCATATTTATGGTAAAATAGCTGTGCGCTGATTATATAATCGACCTTGCATTTCAACACATGACATTTATGATTTAGATCATTCCTTTTAGCATGAGATAAATTAAATGCACCCTGGATTCGACGATTGCTGCTGCAGAGAGGTcaccttgatttattttttattctgctgcaaaaaaataaaataataacaacgATCAACGTTTAGAAATACGGTAGATatttgagggggggaaaaatccCTCTCCTTTTTGTTCATCAGACCTCCTCCCGGCTATGGACGGAGACGCCAGGACCCTGAGCTTCCTGCAGGAGGTGGTGGACATCCTGCTGGCCTACATCGTGGAGTCGTTCAACCGCGACACCAAAGTGATCGACTTCCACTACCCTAGTGAGCTGCTGCAGATGAACAACTGGGAGCTGCAGCACGAGCCCAGCACGCTGGACGACATCTTGATCAGCTGCCGCGCCACCCTCAAGTACGCCATCAAGACAGGTGAGCTCGcccgcaccaaaaaaaaaaaaaaaaaaaaaggaaaagaaattttttggggggaggacTGAAATATTAAATGGACCTCCTCCACATCCCTCTGAAGATCCAATGATAATCATCTGCAGATTACGCAGTCACGCGCAGCTGTCGGCCCAATTAAAGCACGtcctggaaaaagaaaaataacacgCAAACGACCGCTTTTTGTGTACTCGACGTGcgtaaaataatataattaaaaCCTAGAGTACACATTGATTTGCTTTCAAAAAAGCATTTAATGCGTTGTAGCTCCAGATCTAAAAAATAGCTTGACAATATTTCAGAATTATAACCAccttaaaaaaatcattcagttGCTGCAAATCCACAAAATAAAGCATAATATATATAGATAAATCGATCGATAGATAAAAATAACGTTCCATGGGAAATGTTTTTCCGCTGCAACAAACCAAATGACAACAAAATGTATCGTTTGGATTGTAACGCACATGATTGATAATTGATTTTGCCGTTCATTTCCTGTGAGATGCGTGTGTCAAGCTTTTTACCTCCGTCAGCCCACCCCAGGTACTTCAACCAGCTCTCCACTGGCTTGGACATGGTGGGCCTGGCTGCTGATTGGCTGACGTCCACTGCCAATACCAACATGTGAGTTTAAGCggttcctcctcctcgtcatcatcatcatcattctcaTTTCCTGTACAGCATGCGCGCGTGGCTcttttgccctttttttttttgctgtcaaaTGAACAAAAAGAGGAGAATTAGCCCCCCTCACCCATTCACTCTTTTTCTATTTTGTGCtccgccccgcccctccctccttgCATCCCCATGGGAACAAGAGAGGGAGAAAATTGGCTGTGAAATTAAATCCAGCGGCTCCATTTAGCGTGCATGTGTCTGCTTTTGGGCTGATAAAGCCCCATGCCGCTGGGCCAACAGTGACTTAAAAAAGCCTGCGGGCAATTAATTATAACCTCTACGGTCAGACATGACTGGAAATGTACTTTTTATGCGACCGATAGAAATGTTAAAGCTCACTCAATGAAATGCATTTACGATTGATGCTtcttacatttttaatttttgttttttggaatcGAATTAATTCTAGTTTTTGTCCGTGGGAAATGATTCCTCGCCGCAGGCTACATTTTTGTTTccatccattaaaaaaaaggagcttgtAAAGTCAAATAAAGGAATTTGATATTttaattaggtacacttgcacaatgtATCCCggatatttttaaaagatgCATTCTGCTTCACGTGGTGTTCACGTGCAGCTtccaaaattgcataaagagcTGTTACTAATATTTtcaccctgttataaatgatcacaAATTTAGAGCGTGTTCTTCGACGTTTGATGGCGTTTTTGTATCCCAAATGAAGTGTCCGTCAGATTGTGGGAGTGTGACGCGCGTGCCTCTGACGTCACCACGCAGGTTCACGTACGAGGTGGCTCCGGTGTTCGTGCTGCTGGAGTACGTGACGCTCAAGAAGATGCGCGAGATCATCGGCTGGCACGAGGGCCGAGGCGACGGCATCTTCTCGCCTGGTGCGCTGCGCACGAACCcgcacatacgcacgcacgcgcgcgcaccgaCAGCGTCATTTgcatataaaaaagaaaaaaagaaagtaggGCAGCCAATTAACGTGAACCAATTGGGGAGCCTCCTCAGCATGCTTGAATTTCTTTTATGATTATTTGCAGGATTGGATTTGACTACGTTGATATATGCTCTATACAAATATTGATATGCTGCAcacttatatattttatttgttttcaaatgggGATATTGGAATAGAAACGTTAACATGatctaaaaatgaaaatatggtTTGTGTTGGTAGGAGTGTGTCGAAATGaaaattttcatttcaaaatgtaaataccgtgtttttttttttaatgccgacGCTCATTTTTGGATTCTCGACTTGATTTCAACGCTAAAGCTCGTCGGTTGCGATGTTTACTATGTCCGCTAGGTGGCGCCATTTCCAACATGTACGCCATGCTGCTGGCTCGTTTCAAGATGTTCCCTGAAGTCAAGGAGAAAGGAATGTCATCCGTTCCCAGGCTGGTGGCCTTCACCTCCGAACATGTAACAATCATATTAAATCtgtatttatcattattatgccGCTAATGTAGTTACCGAGCCTTCCCAAAAAGGACGACTTTGTGTTTTCTTCGGGCTTCCGCGTTTTCAAGCGTGCCCATCAGGATGTAAATCGTGGCAGTGGCGTCACATTCCACGTTTTCGTCTTCCGTAGAGTCATTTCTCCATCAAgaaaggagcagcggctcttggCATCGGCACCGAAAGCGTCATCTGCATCAAGGTCGACCAAAGGTACCGAACGTATTCATGCTGCCACTTTACGTGGACTGAAAACAACCACGATGATGTCATGCCTCAACATGATGagcaatttgattttttttttttttttcagcggcAAAATGATCCCTGCCGACCTGGAGCGGCGAATCCtggaggccaaagagaaggtgaCGCCTCGGCTGCCGTGGGATCGGTCGCCGTCCAAGCAAACCCTAACGGTCTGATTTTGCACAGGGTTTTGTGCCATTCTTCGTGAGCGCCACGGCGGGCACCACGGTCTACGGCGCCTTCGACCCGCTCATCGCCATTTCCGACGTCTGCAGGAAGTACAACATCTGGATGCATGTGGACGTGAGTCGCTCGTGGCTCTGACGAATGCCAATTGCTTTGACAAAATGTGAACGCGAGTTAGAAATCACCCCCCGCCATTAttgacctcctcctcctttgcaTCATCTTTTTCTACCCCCTAAAGAAAATTTAGTCCGGACGGCAAAGTCCCAATCAGGATAGCTCCAGCCGTTATTTTGTGTGGTCAGTAAGCGCAGGATGACGAAGGCTTGATTTATTGCGTTTGTCACATTAGGGTGCGTGGGGAGGAAGTCTGCTcatgtccaggaggcaccgctggAAGCTGGATGGCGTTGAGAGGCAAGTCTGCTTCACAaggtctccaaggtggcctCTTTTGTAGCCATGGCGATCCTCAACGACATGACAACCAAAAGGCGGCGGGGTTGTAGGGAAGTCCCGAGTCTGCAAAGGGCTTGTGTCGAGTCACGTGACCCAATTCCTGGCTAacccgacataatgttgttgctgcagAGCCAATTCGGTGACTTGGAACCCTCATAAGATGATGTCGGTGCCACTGCAATGTTCTGCCCTGTTGGTGCGCGAGGAGGCAAGTTTGAAGCCCCCACACTACTTACCTGCTTTCAAATtgacaatgggaaaaaaaaaatcaccaaagtACCGTTCTCCCCCTGTGGCAGGGCTTGATGCAGAACTGCAACCAGATGCACGCCTGCTACCTGTTCCAGCAGGACAAGCACTACGACCTGTCCTATGATACCGGAGACAAGGCGCTGCAGTGCGGACGTCACGTGGACATCTTCAAGCTGTGGCTCATGTGGAGGGCCAAGGTGAGGACCGCGGTGGCGACGCCTTGCCATATAACCGATCGCACCGCCCTTCACAGGGCACCATCGGGTTTGAGGAGCAGATCGACAAGTGTCTGGAGCTGTCCGAGTACCTGTACAACAAGATTAAGGACAGGGAAGGATACCAGATGGTCTTTGACGGAAAAgtaagtacaagtcatttcgtTGGCCGGCGTGACTAAGTGGAAACGCAATCTCAATTGGGTTAGACTTCTTCCCAAGTCAtgcgtttgtttgtgtgttgccCACGCAGCCTCAGCACACCAACGTCTGCTTCTGGTATCTGCCGCCCGGCATGCGCTGCCTGGACgacaaagaggagaagaagaaacgCTTGCACAAGGTGAAGTGTATGGCAGTAATGCGCTAACCCCGCTAATGCTAATGTAGCGCTACTCGACGCCTTTTCGACACATTCTCACGAATGTAGCCAGTCGGGAACAGAGGCCGCTTTGCTTTATTTCTGTTTTATTAAGAGTCTGAAACGTTAGCTGGTGTTAGCAACgggtcgttttctgaaatgacctTGACTTTGTGACCGTTTGCGCGCACACCGCAGGTGGCACCGGTGATCAAGGCGCGCATGATGGAGTACGGGACCACCATGGTAAGCTACCAGCCGCAGGGGGATAAGGTCAACTTCTTCCGTATGGTCATCTCCAACCCGGCCGCCACCTTCCAGGACATCGACTTCCTCATTGAGGAAATCGAACGTCTGGGCCAGGATCTCTAAAGGCCATCCTCGCTGTAACTCGCCGCTGCGCTTTACCTCCTTTCAAAGCTAACCTTAGATTCCATTTGCCGTTTCAAAATGGCGCGCGGATGCTCTAGACCCAATTTCCAGCCGAATTTTTCCCCTCCcacatattttaaaatgtagatCAAGCAAATGTTTTGCAAGCAGTCTGTCCCTCCCAATTAAGGTTTACGGTCCAACTGGTGCACTAAAGACAATTTCACTTATTAAATTccaaaatgcagaaaacaaaagccCGCTAGCTTCTTGCTAACATCAAATATGAATCACAATCAGCAGCCTAACGGAAATGCGGAAAAGCAGAGCCGCTCCAAATTTGCACTTGGATGCATACGAGGAAATGGATTACTTAGCAACACAACAACAAGCGCAATATTCGATATATAAATATAGATatgtacatacacacacgtctATCTGTATCTAGCTTTGCTGCGGACTGATGCGGTCCAAAGCTTTGTACAAGTGCTTCTGTCCGCCAGTCTTGTCCCAATCAACAAATGCTATAGATTTGCTGTGACTTTAACTGTGCTAATATGTGATCGTGTGCAATATGTCATATTAGCATTATTTTTCTAATCGTTTTGACATTGGTACGACAAAGTCCTCTGTAGTATAAATGGAATTTGTCCTCTTGAAACAAAGCGCTGGGCTTTGCTCCCCTCCCGTGGTCATCGAGGCCGAGCGCTAGCACCATGGCTAATTTGCCTATGCTAATGAAGGGGCGGTGACTCAAAAAGTGTTGATGCCAGATGTGAAACAAATGCATGCCAATAGGtcatgtggggaggggggggggtcgcccTTAATTCATTCTACAGCAATATTGATCATGTGACTGGTCATAAGAAAAGCACAATTAGCTCCACAATCCCTTTTTGCTCTTACTCAGTAAAGTGTAAATAGTGCAAACGTGTAGCTAGTACGTCAAAGCTGAGAAGGTTTGTGACGTTGACTGCTATTTTTAGGCTGGGCAAAGTTCATTTATCTGATACGATTGTGACAAAAAACAAtttgctgtgtttttattttagtcaTTCAATAACCACACGAATTGACTGAATTATAAATAAAGCACTAAAGACACATTTGATTCAATTTTTGCAAGCAGGCCCATCTTTGAGCTCTAAACTTTGCCCCCTCCCAAATCTAGCATGTCAACTTGAATGTATAAGTTCTTGCGTTCTTGCCCGTCGTGGTGACTTTAGTGAGCCGGAAGGACTTTGTGTTGTCCTATGTGGCGCCGTGACCTTTGCCTGTGTTGTGGCGTCCTTTTGCTGCCTTCTCGTCCAACTTTGCTGGTATTGTCTGTTCAATATAGCGCCTGACACGTTTTGCTCTTGTGCACTTTAACCTACGAGCACAAAGCACACGCACAACAGCCCGTGTTTGTGTTGCGTGATTCGTCTTACAAATGTATTAATTGATGATTTATTTTGAATATGGCGGGCGGAATACCCCAGAAGAGGTCGCCTCAACTGCCTCCAAAGTCAAACACGTCGTCGTTTGGTCAGGGTGAACTGGTcttgctttgctgccatcttgtggcgttTGCAGGCAATTACAAATATTTTCGTTGGTGCTTTTTCTGTCGTATTTGCATTTGTGTGATGTTTCTGAGGCTTGGGTGACGACGAATGGAGCGCTAATGGCTGGCGACCAAGTGCTAGCGACCAAGTGCTAGCGACCAAGTGCTAGCGGCCAAGCGCTAACGGCCAGGCGGTTCGTTGCTTCCGGTCCGGCTTCCTCTGCACGTGCGTGCATGCGCTTTCTTGCCTTGGCCTGCTTACGTAGTGCCTCTGTTTGTCTGTTTTGGAACCTTAATatcaatctatctatctatctatctatctatctatctatcgctcTGTATCTCCATGTCTCTGCGTATGGCTCGTCAAGTGTTTGTTTGGCTTTGTAAGTAGCTCTGGCGTGATGTCCAGCGTATGATTGTCGTCTTAGGGCTTTGGTGTACGAAAACGCGCGTCTCTGTGCCGCCAGCATGCCGACCCCGCCTCTACGCtctgtcttcttcttcttcttctcgtcCTGGATGTTCTTCCGCTTTCTACGCCGCTTCTGCCTGAGTGTCATATAACGCCGCTGCATGTTCCCCTCCCCACGCTGGGCTTCCGTATTTAACCTCGCTCTGTCTTTGGCCCGGGGGGCCTCCGGCTGCAACGACCCGCCGCTGCCGTTTGGATGTCTTGTTGACCGTGTCTCCAAGTGGTCCGTTTTGATCGAATCCTCATGATTTGCCATTGTAAGCGATCAATAAGCCTTCGTTGACGCTAGATGATATGGTACAAATGTAGATTGTGTAAAGTGATGTGCTGGAGTTCACATTCATTTGTCCTGAACTATGTGTTAATCCATGAGGAAGAtaatatatgaataaatattgtaattaattgaaaaaaaaaatgtcttctgtAACTTCTTTCGACAAGAGGCCTCGAGCGgtttacttttttttgtcacacacacacacaatgatatTGGTTGAAAAAGTGCCTCGGGCAAAcaaatttttttcgcgggccgcattgtagtcatagcttctttcggagggccattatgactgtcaacccaaataaatgtatgagcacctcatattatatacagtaaaagctacaaacaaactgacaaataactcgttttcaaatcagacaaataaaaactggtcaaatatttaaaaaaaaaagatattaatattaatatattaaggccacattaaatgatgtggtgggccgtatctggcccccgggccttaagtttgacacctgtgccctacAGTATCAGCGACCCAACATTTTGGCTTTCTTCTTGTCGATTGTCAGCCCGCTGCGGGTTTCCCCCCGACGCTCTTAGCTGCCTTCCTGGAATGAATGGACGGGGCTCGGTGACTCACACAGCGTCTTACAGCACAAGATTGCGAAAGATGACGAGCTCGTGTGATTTTGTCAAAATTCAAGAGCACAATGTGTTCTCTAGCCGGGAAACGTAGAAGCGCGACACTCGGGAAGTCACAGACATGACCAAAATCACATGTTTGATTTGTAGCAGGATGACTTGTAGAGttgaaagtgaaaaaaaaattcttatttGACGAACCAATAAAACCCCTTGgaggagcattttttttctgcagtggAGAGTTTCTATCTGCGTCACGATTCGATTGGTGCCATAAAAGTGACGTTTATGACTGGCTCTTTGTACTTTCCTCCACAAAGTGGGTCAACAGCGTGTGCGCGCATACGTGCGCGCGCATGCACGTTTTCCTCCGTTTATAAGGCAAaaggtgtgtgtgcacgtgagaTCGTCATTATTGGTGAGCATTTCCTTTTCTTATCAAATCTTTCTTTTCTATCGCGGTGCCACACTGGATTTATTGAACATCCacgaactgtttttttttttttcaatctcaaTGTCAAACACTACTTGATTTATACATCGATATCATGAAATTTTAAGACGAACAAATCAAATTGATTTGTCCGATAAGGAGGATTCCGTTTCCAAACCCCAAATGCTGTGAGTCATGTCATACATGATGTCAACGTGCTTTTTGTGTGTGGCGCTTTTCCCGTAAAGCCTCTCAAAGGCAACCCTCAAGAGTGTGAAAAGAGGAAGTCCTAGGGTTCATTAAGTCACATTTC includes:
- the gad2 gene encoding glutamate decarboxylase 2 translates to MASPGFWSLGAGDNSGSQSPNTPRAWCQAAAQKISGGLGSKLCALLNVNEGDKGAAEPPAAKQPPLAAEGSCGCNKSCDCAKAAVQGFADLYSTDLLPAMDGDARTLSFLQEVVDILLAYIVESFNRDTKVIDFHYPSELLQMNNWELQHEPSTLDDILISCRATLKYAIKTAHPRYFNQLSTGLDMVGLAADWLTSTANTNMFTYEVAPVFVLLEYVTLKKMREIIGWHEGRGDGIFSPGGAISNMYAMLLARFKMFPEVKEKGMSSVPRLVAFTSEHSHFSIKKGAAALGIGTESVICIKVDQSGKMIPADLERRILEAKEKGFVPFFVSATAGTTVYGAFDPLIAISDVCRKYNIWMHVDGAWGGSLLMSRRHRWKLDGVERANSVTWNPHKMMSVPLQCSALLVREEGLMQNCNQMHACYLFQQDKHYDLSYDTGDKALQCGRHVDIFKLWLMWRAKGTIGFEEQIDKCLELSEYLYNKIKDREGYQMVFDGKPQHTNVCFWYLPPGMRCLDDKEEKKKRLHKVAPVIKARMMEYGTTMVSYQPQGDKVNFFRMVISNPAATFQDIDFLIEEIERLGQDL